In candidate division KSB1 bacterium, the following proteins share a genomic window:
- a CDS encoding trypsin-like peptidase domain-containing protein, translating to MSYARLMFKELFICGIMLLVVGTITTAAGLPHPQSVPQIQDSLSSAAGESEEVKHVDLLAQWREWFRQHEAEAKPIRVPLMRENLGGETPDNELIYYDLLTRETHTIANASIPSLPTPSMPGFAGPDYPRHERGESPLDAFNYPIEIQDPSLWPWRVNCKIYIYAEGGPYQGSAILIDDQHVLTAAHCVWDGGHDQWVDQIEVIPAFDEGDRPYGDALSVGFMTYASWINNPNSEWDLAVVELDRPVGALTGWFPTNFRTDPNFYLTNTFHNAAYAAPPPFDGVRLAYRFGPYDSVSTHVLWELDTTAFGGMSGGGVYQIEGGYRQVYAVVSGGYIGYGTFCRITGTKQTDITNYIVSHHQEGADLGALDCNVSPESLPLGTTPSVVDFLLYNHSLSDTFTGSVDATLYLSTNDFISTSDLALDTRTFSVDLEPATSARLNWTDPPQIACYISPGTRWIGVVLGLTDANSSNNSTSGQDAAEVSIVSAPPSAANDPAPESGNTGVLLTTNLAWTAGTCAQSHDVYFGHTNPPPLVGNQSGDEYDPPGNLWYASQYYWRIDEVNSTGTTPGPLWTFTTVFPPLPPQAAQPDPADQATAVPVNVVVSWSAGAGYTETFDVYFGTTNPPPLVLTNTPIQSYDPPGELPFFTSHFWRIDSRNASGVTPGTVWRFTTWREPPEAASNPSPVNGALEVPVTTLLSWTVGARTTYNWLYLGTTNPPPFVSTPYNPNYDPILNYGTAYYWRIDEVNSGGTTPGPLWTFTTAVFVAPPGLPTNPDPADGATGVSIYTGLAFTPGDGASSHELWVEEEGTFYLWSSVADPVIPWPGVGPLEPFSTFNWRIREINSAGGTWGPIWSFTAGEFELAGAPSELTIKIHGSVAILHWAPAVHDWSYYVHHSTDPGFVPGPTNVVATVWDTTWTDTTVFSTPSERRFYAISNTYP from the coding sequence AGTTCGGCCGCGGGGGAGAGCGAGGAGGTGAAGCATGTGGATCTACTTGCGCAATGGCGCGAGTGGTTTCGGCAGCACGAGGCGGAAGCCAAGCCGATCCGCGTGCCTTTGATGCGAGAGAATCTCGGCGGCGAGACGCCCGACAATGAATTGATCTACTATGATCTTCTCACTCGCGAAACTCACACGATCGCTAACGCTTCAATCCCGTCTTTGCCGACCCCATCGATGCCTGGGTTTGCAGGACCAGATTACCCACGCCATGAGCGCGGCGAATCTCCGCTTGATGCATTCAATTACCCCATCGAGATTCAGGATCCTTCGCTCTGGCCCTGGCGGGTGAATTGTAAGATCTATATCTATGCTGAAGGTGGGCCGTACCAAGGTTCCGCGATCCTCATTGACGATCAGCATGTGCTCACCGCCGCACATTGCGTTTGGGATGGCGGTCATGATCAATGGGTGGATCAAATCGAAGTCATCCCCGCCTTCGATGAAGGAGATCGACCTTACGGAGACGCACTCTCCGTCGGCTTCATGACCTACGCGTCTTGGATCAATAATCCCAATTCCGAATGGGATCTCGCTGTCGTTGAACTCGATCGGCCCGTGGGCGCATTGACCGGTTGGTTTCCCACGAACTTCCGAACCGATCCGAATTTCTATTTGACCAACACGTTTCACAATGCGGCCTACGCTGCGCCGCCTCCTTTCGACGGTGTCCGGCTCGCCTATCGCTTCGGCCCCTATGATTCCGTAAGCACCCATGTCCTCTGGGAACTTGATACGACGGCTTTCGGTGGCATGAGTGGCGGCGGTGTGTATCAAATCGAAGGCGGGTATCGGCAGGTCTATGCCGTGGTGTCCGGCGGATACATTGGATATGGGACGTTTTGCCGGATTACCGGCACGAAGCAAACCGATATCACCAACTATATTGTCAGCCACCATCAGGAGGGAGCGGATCTGGGCGCGCTGGACTGTAATGTCAGCCCGGAATCCCTGCCATTAGGAACAACCCCTTCGGTGGTGGACTTCCTGCTTTACAACCACTCGCTCTCGGATACATTCACCGGAAGTGTCGACGCCACCCTCTATCTCTCAACCAATGACTTCATTTCCACCTCCGATCTGGCGCTCGATACTCGCACATTCAGCGTAGATCTTGAGCCTGCAACTTCGGCACGACTGAACTGGACCGATCCGCCACAGATCGCTTGCTACATCTCCCCGGGAACGCGCTGGATCGGCGTTGTACTCGGCCTCACCGATGCCAATTCCTCCAACAACAGCACGAGCGGCCAAGATGCGGCAGAAGTCAGCATCGTCAGCGCCCCTCCGTCGGCAGCCAATGATCCTGCGCCGGAGTCCGGGAATACCGGCGTATTACTCACAACAAATCTGGCGTGGACGGCTGGGACTTGCGCGCAGAGCCATGACGTGTATTTCGGCCATACCAATCCGCCGCCGCTGGTCGGGAATCAGAGCGGTGATGAGTATGATCCGCCCGGCAATCTGTGGTATGCTTCACAATACTACTGGCGGATTGATGAAGTGAACAGCACAGGGACTACACCTGGGCCGTTGTGGACCTTTACGACCGTGTTTCCACCGCTGCCGCCGCAAGCCGCACAACCAGATCCCGCGGATCAAGCAACGGCAGTGCCGGTCAATGTTGTCGTCTCCTGGTCGGCAGGTGCTGGTTATACGGAGACCTTCGACGTCTACTTCGGAACGACCAATCCTCCGCCGCTGGTTCTGACGAATACTCCGATTCAGAGCTACGATCCTCCGGGTGAACTGCCGTTTTTTACATCGCACTTCTGGCGGATTGATTCACGAAACGCCAGCGGTGTCACCCCAGGGACCGTCTGGCGGTTCACGACGTGGAGGGAGCCACCGGAAGCTGCCAGCAACCCGTCCCCTGTGAATGGTGCTTTGGAGGTTCCGGTGACGACGCTGCTATCGTGGACGGTGGGTGCCCGCACCACGTATAACTGGCTCTATCTGGGAACGACGAATCCGCCCCCTTTCGTGTCCACGCCCTACAATCCAAATTATGATCCGATTCTGAACTATGGCACGGCCTACTATTGGCGAATTGACGAAGTCAATAGTGGCGGAACCACGCCCGGTCCACTTTGGACTTTTACCACCGCCGTGTTCGTTGCGCCGCCCGGACTACCCACCAATCCTGATCCCGCTGATGGTGCTACTGGCGTCTCCATTTACACGGGTCTCGCCTTCACGCCCGGCGATGGGGCGTCCTCTCATGAACTGTGGGTCGAGGAAGAAGGGACATTCTATCTCTGGTCTTCCGTAGCTGACCCCGTCATCCCGTGGCCGGGTGTGGGTCCGTTGGAACCGTTTTCAACCTTCAATTGGCGGATCAGAGAAATCAACTCCGCCGGAGGGACTTGGGGACCGATTTGGAGCTTTACAGCCGGTGAGTTCGAACTCGCCGGGGCGCCATCGGAGTTGACCATCAAGATTCACGGATCTGTTGCAATTCTGCATTGGGCGCCGGCCGTTCATGATTGGTCGTACTATGTGCATCACTCAACGGATCCAGGCTTCGTTCCGGGACCGACCAATGTTGTCGCCACGGTGTGGGACACCACCTGGACCGACACAACCGTGTTTTCGACGCCGAGCGAACGGAGGTTCTACGCGATCTCAAATACCTACCCGTAG